In Novosphingobium kaempferiae, the DNA window CTGTCGTGGGCGAGCTTCATCCAGTCCGTCGTCGGCCAGTCGGTTTTAGGGGTGCGGCGCATGTCCGGCCTCCTTGGGTGATGGACGCAGGGTATGCCACGGCCATGGAACTGGTCAAACCGTCGCGGCGCTGCCAAGGGCTCGCGGGACAGCAGGAGACAGGTTCATGGCGAGCGACGACGAGGACTACGTGTACGACGAGGACAGCGGCGAATGGCTGCCCGCCTCGGAACTGGCGGCGAAGCGCGCGGCGGCGGATACGGTCGAGGTGCGCGACGCGGTGGGCAATCCGCTGGCCGACGGGGACTCGGTGACGCTCATCAAGGATCTGGACGTGAAGGGCGCGGGCCAGACGCTGAAGCGCGGCACCGTCATCCCCTCGATCCGCCTGACCGGCGACGCGCAGGAGATCGACTGCCGCTATCCCGGCATCAAGGGGCTGGTGCTGCGGGCGGAGTTCGTGAGGAAGCGGTGAGCAGGTAACGTCGTCCCGGGCTCGACCCGGGATCGCTGGCCGTGAACGGCCCGCCTCGCGGG includes these proteins:
- a CDS encoding alkylphosphonate utilization protein, with the protein product MASDDEDYVYDEDSGEWLPASELAAKRAAADTVEVRDAVGNPLADGDSVTLIKDLDVKGAGQTLKRGTVIPSIRLTGDAQEIDCRYPGIKGLVLRAEFVRKR